ATTAATATCAAAATAATGTCGAAAGAAGGGGTTTGCCAACAAAACGATTATTTCAAATTGACGACAGTTCatagaaaccaaaaaaacagccTGTTtctgaaaaaaatcaatccattTTGCATCTCTTTCGTCTAAGTAGACTATGGAGCAGAGCAGTTCAACTTGAACGACCCTGCTAACCACACCACCAGCGGGCTGAATTCAAAACCGGAACGCTGGTGTGCAATTTCGAGCGCCAAATTTCATCAGAATGGAGAAAAATTCAACGTGTTTACCGAAAATTGGTACCGGATCGCTGGGTGTCGCCGAGGCGCAATCCACCTGGAGCCGGATGCGCGTGAAGAACATCCTGAACGCGAAGGGCTACATCGTCGGACGGTGCATCGGGTCGGGCTCGTACTCGAAAGTGTACCAAGCCGTCTACCGTCCGGTGATGCTCGAAACCGGCCCCGGCCACGCCATCGCCCTGAAGCTGATCGATCGGCGCCGAACGTCCAAGGACTACGAGCGCTTGCTGCCGCGGGAAACGGTCGCCATGCTCGCGCTGAACCATCCCAACATCGTGTCGGTAATGTCGATCCAGGAGTACGGGCCGTTCGTGTGCGTGTTTATGGACTTTTGCCGGTGCGGTGATCTGCTGCAGTACGTGCAGGTGCGCAAGCGAATCTCGGAGCGCCGGTCGAAGCTGTTCTTCCGGCAGCTGGTACGGGCGGTACAGTACATGCACGACCAGGGCTTCTGCCATCGCGACATCAAGTGCGAGAATGTGCTGCTCGCCAGCCAGGACTATGTGAAGCTAACCGATTTCAGCTTCGCCAAACGGTGTAGCGAACCGAAGCGTGGAGCCAGCGAGCTGAGCACGACGTACTGCGGTTCGATTGCGTACACTGCGCCCGAAGTGCTCAAAGGCATTCCGTACGACCCGAAGGCACACGACATGTGGTCGCTGGGGTGCGTGCTGTTCATCATGGTGACCGGCACGATGCCGTTCGATGAGAGCAATATCGCGATCACGATAGGGCACCAGGAGCGTAAGCAGTACGGCTATCCGCCGGGTGTGAAGCTGAACCCAGCGATACTGGACCTGATTGACCGCATGATCGAACCGGACGTTAGTGTGCGTGCTACGATAGGGCAGGTGGCGGAAGACTCGTGGGTTTTGGTGTGATGTGCCTGTCGGTTGGACTCATGGGGCTACTCACCACGGATGTAACGATCAGGGCGAGCACTACTATGATGACCAGCAGTGCAATCAGGATCCCTCGCCAGTTCCGCTGGTTCGGATTGGCCGAGACGAGCTGTGAAGGAAGAAagcaagagaaaaacaaaaaatcaaattagaaCAAGGGAGCCAGAATTGAGATGACCTTGAGTGGGAATTCCGTGTTTTCTTGTGCGCTAATTCCACAGCCAATTGAAGATTCCTGCCAATGCTGCGGGATGCTGCGCTGTGTTGTGCGGGTGCATTAATTAAAAGTTACGTCCAGGAAGTTCGGAATAGATTATCCCGAATCCCCAAAAAGACAATAAAGCTTAAATTGAGTTGCAAACCTTTGAGCCCGGGACCAACGTAATCCCTAAGGGGTAATGTTTTGGCATGAGCAATTTTTATGGTTGAAATGAACCTCGGCAGTCAACCATTGGCATGTTCCGATTGTTTGCCCATTGACCGTCGTTGTATTCGCCAGGATTAATAGCTAAGATAGCTTGCCAAAGTAAGACCAGTATCTTGATTGTGCTGCACAGAAGattttccctgttttttttttatggaagaCAAAACAATCGATAAATATCTTCCACTTATCACATTCGTCATAATCATTTGAAGTGGTAAACATTCATAGTACAGACGTGTTTGCCGCTTTTGCGTAATGCCATCACATCCATCATCGTGCTCCGTTTACCGATCCGGAACACTTAAGCATTTAGCATTTTTCGAATCAATCGTGGTCGCGTGTGGGCATAAATGGTCATAAATAATCGCAAAACGTGATCCATCAGATGGATAAATAGACCTCACTCGTGACCCGTGTGACTCGTGTATGGGTGCATGTGTGGGCGGGGAGATGTGTGTTCCTAAAACGAAGCTGCAACTCTTCCGCCACCGAGCAGCattctgtttgttgttttcccATTCGACGATGTAGAAGTGAGTGTTGaaaaatggtaataaaataaagggatgtacgagtgtgtgtttttgctctctGCTCTTTTCTTCTACCCGTAGATGGAGCTCTTCCCAAACCCTCCATAGTGTAGCACTTGGATAAGGAGCAAACGTGGCTTGATTGATGGTGTTTACTGTGCAGAATTGGACCCCGCTCTGTGTGACCGCTAAAGTTGAAGATGAATTGCGAGCAGCGAATTGGATGAAGTTTTAAAGTGAATTTGAACAAACCGACGATGCCAGAAAGGGGATTGGAAAATGTTACTGTGAATGGGGCGTGAGACATTTGAGAAGCATAAAAGCATTCATTGGCAGACGATGAGATGAAATAGATCCATTTATTAGCACTCGAGCTCCGCTTCTGACCTACTGCATTTTCTCGTTTCAATTCCACAGCCCTGCAGGGCACCTTTCCGGTGGTGGGGGAGGGTGTTTGTTCCCGGAACAATCGAGTCAAGCTCGCACCGGGTCGGATCTCATTGTGAATTCCTCCGCACGACGATGCTGCTACATTTCGTTCTCGTTTTCCCGTCCATTTCAGCGCTGCTTTGACTGGTtgatttttccttctttctttctagCATGCAAAAAGCTTCGTGCTAAAAATAAACCCTCCCACAGAAGCTGAGACAGTGAGCCgaggaaaacaaacactctGGGATAAGCGGGAATATGCCGTGCGCTATGCAGGAACGGCCAAAGAGCTCATCGATGCACGTCGTGCAACATTGACGATGCAGCTGATGATTACGTGCTGATTGCGATTGTACCAGAGCAGCTCAGAGAGCGTTATGCATCCGCTCTGACCGATAGAGAATAAGCTTGTTCTCTCTTGGCCGTATCTCCCGTGACTCCCTTCCGGATGCCGGATGCATCATGGAGTGgaattattgaaattaaaatccTTCCCGCCTTAGTGGAATAcggttttgccttttttaccGCTCTGCCATTTGGCAGATTGCACCTGCTTTAGTGCAACTGGCGGACACTGTTTACCACTTCCTGGTGCAAAGTGGGGCGAAAAATATGGGTCCCAGGCTGACGGACGgatcacaccacacacacatacaccacacaTACAGGTGTTTGAACTTGGAAAGCATAAATGATGAAACTTAATCCACCGGGCAAACAAAAGCTGGACGCCGAGCCACGCTGTCGCTGCCGGTGGATTGATTTGACGGGAGAGAATAATAATGCACCCGAGTGCGCTGACGATCTGGCTTTTGGTGTGATTGAATAAAGCTCAATCCGGTCGGAGCGAATGAATAATTCATGACTCTGCGGTGGTGAAAATGGCTAGGCGTGCAaaggagcttttttgtgttcgaCGCGTTCGTTGGGGTGAGTATAGATATAAGGCTTTGAACGGCAGCTTTGCACTTTGTATTCAGATCGAACAGTACGTTTATCGACAGTATTGTGTTTTAAGAGgaaatattttctttaaaaaataggTAAAAACGGAATTGAATGGGTTTGCAAAGAATTCATGTCTATGAAAAATTAAGCTTTTATGGGCATGATTTGGTGTTTAAGAGAATTTGTAGAActttttgaaataataattagTCTAATATGTAATAATTACAATGGTtcttttgtaatgtttttttttaatacagtaAACGAATGAGTTGAAAAACTATACTTCACTGCTATATCAAGCAGTAGTATAATGTATTTAAGTTATATATCGTTGAAATGAATACGTTTTTTATGATACTTTTGAAGGCAAGTTAGAAAGGATTCCATTACTTTGTATTTCAGGAAATATTTTCTGAGCTATGTTCTGCTGCTTATAACGCAAAATCCAAAGGTGCCTTATGCTTAATACACTTTAAAGCTCTTATATGTTCAAACAATTATAGGCTTTACACTGAACGATGTGTTGCTGAGAAGAATTTCACAAAACTCCTCTACCATTTTTACAACACaataccatttttttaatcCTTACCCAAAAGTAGATAAGCTTGAAATACTTGCCCTAAAAACAAGAAATTGAAATTATCGATTGGAAGCGACACGAATTTCAATGAAAAGCATAAACTGACCGCAAGCAATAAGCCCCCGCAAGATTAGTACTTTAAGACGCTGTGTCTTTTTTGGTACACATTTTTGCCTTTTCCCATCCATGTGCCGGCCCAAAGGTGTCACGAACCGTGGCAGATAAACTTTCGCCCAGAGCAAAAGGGACGGACTTTACCCTccactgtgttttttttattgtgagtGTACTTAAAACGCACCCCACTTGTACAACTTTTGAGCGTGACAGAGTTTAACCCTACGGTAAAAGTTCGCTGCAGGAGTATAATGCCTGCGCGCCGTAGCTGTGTTTCTGCTAGCGTTTGCATAATGAAGGACACTCGTTTTAATTTTCAGCCCCCTTTTGCTCATCCTACACCTGCTGCCTACATCTAAGGGATGCCTTTCGGTCGTTGGTTTTGGAATTCCGCTCGACTCGAgtggataaaataaaattcatttaCGGGACGGTGAAATTTTACCCTCCCATGCAGTGGTGTTTTTGTCCCTTTCCCATTGGATCGAAGCCTCTTATaagatgacaaaaaaaaaaaaacaaactaaaagcaAATTTTATTGAGAAATAGTTCAGTTTATTGAAgcgaaaatgggaaaaagttTTTGCTTCACAGCATCTGTCCGTTGGTTGGCGTTGTTAATACCGGGCTTTTGTCAACGCGTTTGCGGTTAGCCACAGGCACAATGAAGCACTGTGCGCGCGCTGGAGTGTTGCGAAATGTACCGTACACTAGGTGGAAATTTATTGCACCCAAATTACGCTTCTTTTCCTTCGCGTGTGGGTCAAACATTATGAACTGTACGTTTGAGCGAACGACACTCTGTCCACCCCCTGTGCAGTGGCAAGCTCTACGAAAGGTACTGATTAATTTTTATGATCCTTGAATTAGTCTTCATCATCGGGGAGCGAGCTGTGGCTAAAAGTTTGCTCTACCATGTCTTCTCTAGGGTGTTTTCTCGGCGTGACTCGGTGTGACTTTTGCCATAGGTCTACCGTCCACGAGCTTTGCGGTATGCTTTTTGGGGCTAGCTCAACAAGGACAAAAAAATCCCACCAATCCGACCTCGAACCCTCCAAGCAAACAGACCCTCAGTGTGCTAGCTCAAACTGCACCCCGTAGGCGATCGCTGCACGAACTGAACCATGGGCCAATGTGTTCAAATGTGTTCGAAATAAATTTGATCATtggattaaataaatttattccaGTACGTGATATCGTGGGCTTACCGGCAGACTGGGACGGAACTGCATTGTGGGGTTGGCTCGAAACAGCACCGTGCACTAGTCttgctgtgtgtgctgtttgctACCAACGTAGGTGTGTGAGCGAGGATGGAAAGAATCGAGCCTCAgaaatcgaataaaaaattCACAGTTCATTGTATTTCTGTACGACGATCGGAAAATACGCCGCCACTGCTGGAGATTATGTTTTTTCGATGTGTGGGAGCGTTCAGGAACGTGCacatcaaaaatatgttttcgaATGCTGTGGTTACGTAGTGTGCTAATATTTATTGatcaatattgttttaaaatgtattgaaaTATGTTCTTGTATGATTACAAAAAAAGTATAATGCTATAAAGCATTAAAGTGAATAAAGTCACATTTAAACTTAGAGCATTCATTCAGTTTAAAAAAGATCAAAAAGAGCTCGTGAGCGAAAATaattgttgacaagaacgatttGATAAGAAGAGACTTTAATCTTCTGAATTTTAATCAaagctttaatttatttcattttcaacagGTTTAAAGTGATTGTATTACCTAAAAAAGGCTTCTCTTTGTCAACATTCCACCACAATACCTTGCATTCTTAAAGCTGACCCTTTGAAATAGCCTTCCGAAGGGGGGTTTGCTTCCGGGAAAATAAACTCCCGATATTAAGCCTCATAAAATGAACCTGAAATCAACCAGAGCGCCCGTATCGAAAATAGCTACACTTTCCGTAAAATAATCTTGTTAGGTTTAAAAAGGTTTCCGAAAGCGAAAATGTCGAGATCGAAAAGTTCCTCAGAACGTTGCTTGTTATGCCGTAAAGTCGCATCGCACTTCACAATGTCTTCAATCGGATTCGGAAGAGATTGCCCAACAAACTTTGCTCACACGCTATGCTAAGAAAGTATAATTTTCTATATTGACCTATTTTTACGTTAATAAACTACACCGCCTTAGCAGCacaacgagtgtgtgtgtgctcaaatgaaataaaaaaaaggatgattGGGTGAGAAACATTCGAATCGTGCAAGAATGTTTCCGTTTTTTGCTCAGGTACGGTCGGCTTTGCAGTGGCAAATGTTCACATTCGATTCCGGTGAGCAATAAGCTCCCGAAATGAGGAAAGGTgaatgtgttgtttgtttacccGGCAAAGGAGCGAGCAatcagttttctttttattatttgatttgatatttTCCGTTTTCGAGTCGACTAAATATTCTTACAAAattgcaccatcatcatcttcgtAGTATTGGTTGAAGGTGGAATcattttttggatttttgtgtgcttttgaATGTATAAATTGTCTCTCCGTGTACGGggaaaaaacattgaaatctaATTTCATCAAGTTGGTTCGATTTTCAGTGAGTGACTGCAAATGAGCGGAAAGCGCCCCGTTATTGGATGAAATCCTTTCAGGGTGTTATCTACCGGAGAGAAGCATCCAAAGTCTATATAGTACATAGGTCGAATCATTCAgaacatttgatcaaaaagcgtgggaaagttttgacaGCTGGATGAAAAAGCTTCATTAGTTTCATCGCAGCATGCATTGATGTTTTAGTTGTGGTGCATGCAATGTATCCAGACACATTTAGGTCATTTTTATAACGTTTCtccattatttttaatataaaaagtttacggacataaaaaaaaaaatagaataataGTGAAATTATGGTATATAACAAGATCAGTGCCTTAAATTAGGACGAAATTATGTGCAGCTCAAGAGTAAAAGCTGTCAAAACCAAGCTTTGAAAATGATGGACCAAAATCGAGCAATGCAtcgacctctgtattatataCACTTTGATATAAAGTATGAAGTTTTAAGTATGAAATTTTagaagttttattttaaatattgtagaaattcttgttttaaataaatcagAAAGGATTCATAACTGGAAATCCAATTAAATTGCTCCATACTTCGCCACACCAAAAAGGAGGGGTAGAAAGTTTCCTCGAATTGGCCAACTCTTCGTACCACGTGCCAGGCGTGACGCAAAATTCCCATTACACCCAGGCACCGTGCCTTTCGGCAAGTTATCGGAAGTGAAAGATAAAACAGATCGACAGACACTCGACCTTCGCATCCGACAGTGCCCCAATCGCCCTTGGTTCAGATtttcttacacacacacacccatcttTTCCTCCTTCCCACCACCGGACGGAAGTGGTTTTGCTGGCCCAATCGATATGACGGTACGGTATTTGCGTACGAGATGGGAAGCGTGCGACACTATCACCATTACCAggaccat
This sequence is a window from Anopheles merus strain MAF chromosome 3R, AmerM5.1, whole genome shotgun sequence. Protein-coding genes within it:
- the LOC121595476 gene encoding testis-specific serine/threonine-protein kinase 6-like, translating into MEKNSTCLPKIGTGSLGVAEAQSTWSRMRVKNILNAKGYIVGRCIGSGSYSKVYQAVYRPVMLETGPGHAIALKLIDRRRTSKDYERLLPRETVAMLALNHPNIVSVMSIQEYGPFVCVFMDFCRCGDLLQYVQVRKRISERRSKLFFRQLVRAVQYMHDQGFCHRDIKCENVLLASQDYVKLTDFSFAKRCSEPKRGASELSTTYCGSIAYTAPEVLKGIPYDPKAHDMWSLGCVLFIMVTGTMPFDESNIAITIGHQERKQYGYPPGVKLNPAILDLIDRMIEPDVSVRATIGQVAEDSWVLV